Proteins encoded together in one Methanobrevibacter sp. window:
- the tgtA gene encoding tRNA guanosine(15) transglycosylase TgtA, which yields MFEIKAKDNMGRVGVLKTKHGDVKTPALMPVIHPRKQAIDVGKYGADIVITNAYLIYKDDELKKEAVEKGLHELIHFDGPIMTDSGSFQLSVYGDVEITNKEVIEFQELIKTDIGTSLDIPTAPFVEREKAEKDLEITLERAKEAVEFKKEQNMEMLLNSVVQGSTYLDLRRECARELSKLDADLYPIGAVVPLMESYHYKDLVDVVMNSMSELSDTVPRHLMGAGHPMIFALCVAMGCDLFDSAAYILYAEDDRLLSTRGTYKLENLQEMPCSCEVCTKYTPEDLRTMPKEKRRDLIAQHNLHVSFAELRLIRQAIYDGNLMELVEERCRAHPSLLEAVRQLGNYSKDLEKYDPRSKKSAFFYTGPESLCRAEVLRHMQKLREMPKKRDLVILPPTRKPYSKFVSGKLGEFFIYGAQQELDLENTDFMVLDIPFGLIPLEIDEVYPLSQNDAPKTRDVDGIEFLEDFISEFAEYYEQVLIHSRVVKDLEIGLYNKCKCSDEIRFKKDDIKKVKAIADYQFGAGAGDALFTGNINIEKSKKTGKIRHIYDGKVLIVNMRASDSYLILSKEGAKRLHNAMPYPQNRVVVNEDSVPFALDGKSVFCKFVTECDENIRAKDEVLIVSEEDQLLAYGKSLLSACEIEQFQTGQAIKTRKGMKK from the coding sequence TTAAAAACTAAACATGGTGATGTTAAAACTCCAGCTTTAATGCCGGTCATTCATCCGCGTAAACAGGCAATCGATGTTGGCAAATACGGTGCGGATATTGTAATTACCAATGCATACTTGATTTACAAGGATGATGAGCTAAAAAAAGAGGCTGTTGAGAAAGGATTGCATGAATTGATTCACTTTGATGGCCCTATCATGACCGATTCTGGGTCTTTTCAGTTGTCCGTTTACGGTGATGTTGAAATTACAAACAAAGAGGTAATCGAATTTCAGGAATTGATCAAAACTGATATCGGAACAAGCCTGGACATTCCAACAGCTCCTTTTGTTGAGAGGGAAAAAGCAGAAAAAGATTTGGAAATTACATTGGAACGTGCAAAAGAAGCAGTTGAATTTAAAAAAGAGCAAAATATGGAAATGCTTTTAAATTCAGTAGTTCAGGGTTCAACTTATCTGGATTTAAGGCGTGAATGTGCACGTGAGCTGTCAAAGCTTGATGCTGATTTGTATCCTATAGGTGCAGTTGTTCCTTTGATGGAGTCATATCACTATAAGGATTTGGTTGATGTCGTGATGAATTCAATGTCTGAGCTATCGGATACCGTTCCCCGCCATTTGATGGGAGCTGGCCATCCTATGATTTTTGCACTCTGTGTTGCAATGGGCTGCGACCTTTTTGATTCAGCAGCTTATATTCTATATGCGGAAGATGACAGGTTATTGTCAACAAGAGGCACCTATAAATTGGAAAACCTGCAGGAAATGCCGTGTTCATGTGAAGTATGTACCAAATACACTCCAGAGGACCTAAGAACAATGCCAAAAGAGAAAAGAAGGGATTTAATTGCTCAACATAACTTGCATGTGTCATTTGCAGAGTTGAGGTTAATCAGGCAGGCCATTTATGATGGAAATCTAATGGAGCTTGTTGAAGAGCGTTGCCGTGCTCATCCTTCACTTCTTGAAGCCGTAAGGCAGCTTGGAAATTACTCCAAAGATTTGGAAAAATATGATCCAAGGAGTAAAAAGTCAGCGTTTTTCTACACTGGTCCTGAGTCATTGTGCAGGGCGGAAGTCTTAAGGCATATGCAAAAGTTAAGGGAAATGCCTAAAAAAAGGGATTTGGTGATTTTGCCGCCTACAAGAAAGCCTTACTCAAAATTTGTTTCAGGCAAATTAGGTGAATTCTTTATTTATGGCGCACAACAAGAGCTGGATTTGGAAAACACTGATTTTATGGTTTTAGATATTCCATTCGGATTGATTCCTCTAGAGATTGATGAAGTTTATCCATTAAGTCAAAATGATGCTCCTAAAACCCGTGATGTGGATGGCATTGAATTTTTGGAAGATTTCATTTCAGAATTTGCAGAGTACTATGAACAGGTCCTCATCCATTCAAGGGTTGTCAAGGACTTGGAAATTGGTCTTTACAACAAATGCAAATGTTCAGATGAAATCAGGTTCAAAAAGGATGACATTAAAAAAGTCAAGGCCATTGCAGACTACCAGTTTGGTGCTGGAGCAGGCGATGCATTATTTACAGGCAACATTAACATAGAGAAAAGTAAAAAGACAGGAAAAATCAGACATATATATGACGGAAAAGTGTTGATTGTAAACATGAGGGCATCCGATTCTTATTTGATTTTATCAAAAGAAGGTGCAAAAAGACTTCACAATGCAATGCCTTATCCTCAAAATAGGGTTGTTGTAAACGAGGACTCCGTGCCTTTTGCACTCGATGGAAAAAGCGTATTCTGCAAATTCGTCACTGAATGTGATGAAAATATACGGGCAAAGGATGAAGTTCTGATTGTATCTGAGGAAGATCAATTGCTTGCTTATGGTAAATCTCTTTTAAGCGCCTGTGAAATAGAGCAGTTCCAGACTGGACAGGCCATCAAAACACGTAAAGGAATGAAAAAGTGA